A window from bacterium encodes these proteins:
- a CDS encoding radical SAM protein — protein MKNIFTQFLKRDRPIIKQEQNRRRNYKESRKQSLRVRSYPIRGYLETTNRCNLRCQMCGQSFFEGERTDLSDEIIKKIQPLFPYFIELSIFGYGEALVDHRIFQILELIPNHVTTRLVTNGVLLDEKASQELINHQLKQLYISIEATNEETYSFVRGGRYFNRVIGNVERLLKLKRERNSPYPEVAFAFTFMKRTLAEFLDFVELTARLGIKIITGDYLIVYRPELMNESLFFHQEYTNHIFAQAREKAKTLGIELRIPPSFAEADIEKDKRKLSIQSHSSSKSADNNPEWKLCYEPWEFIYFRSDGFVSPCCANDVKLGDLRNHSFAEVWNGKQYQEFRRTVNTTRPHPHCQTCINTGKRIITQREYHIKLLDKNGKIIKI, from the coding sequence ATGAAAAATATCTTTACACAATTTCTTAAACGAGATAGACCAATAATCAAACAGGAGCAGAATCGACGACGGAATTATAAGGAGAGTAGAAAGCAATCACTTCGAGTTCGTTCATATCCGATTCGTGGGTATCTCGAGACAACCAATCGCTGTAATCTTCGATGTCAGATGTGTGGGCAATCCTTTTTTGAAGGAGAGCGTACAGATTTATCGGATGAAATTATCAAAAAAATTCAGCCGTTGTTTCCATATTTTATAGAATTATCTATTTTCGGATACGGAGAAGCTTTGGTTGACCATCGTATATTTCAGATACTAGAACTGATACCCAACCATGTTACCACTCGATTAGTTACCAATGGTGTTCTACTAGATGAAAAAGCATCTCAGGAATTGATTAACCATCAGTTGAAACAACTCTATATTTCGATAGAGGCAACGAATGAAGAAACCTATTCATTCGTTCGAGGAGGCAGATATTTCAATCGAGTTATCGGAAATGTTGAACGATTACTGAAATTAAAACGGGAACGAAATTCGCCATATCCTGAAGTGGCCTTTGCATTCACCTTTATGAAACGGACATTAGCAGAATTTTTAGATTTTGTCGAGTTAACTGCACGATTAGGGATAAAGATTATCACAGGAGACTATTTGATAGTGTATCGTCCGGAACTAATGAACGAATCCCTTTTTTTCCACCAGGAATATACGAATCATATTTTTGCTCAAGCGCGAGAAAAAGCGAAAACGTTAGGGATTGAACTACGGATTCCACCGTCGTTTGCTGAAGCGGATATTGAGAAAGACAAAAGAAAATTATCGATCCAATCTCATTCGAGTTCTAAATCTGCGGACAATAATCCAGAGTGGAAACTATGTTATGAACCTTGGGAATTCATTTATTTCCGCAGTGATGGATTTGTCAGTCCTTGTTGTGCCAATGACGTTAAACTAGGTGATTTACGCAATCATTCGTTTGCAGAAGTCTGGAATGGAAAACAATATCAGGAATTTCGCAGGACTGTGAATACGACTCGGCCGCACCCACATTGTCAGACCTGTATCAATACTGGCAAACGAATTATAACGCAACGTGAGTATCATATTAAGTTACTTGATAAAAACGGTAAAATTATAAAAATTTAG